From the genome of Primulina huaijiensis isolate GDHJ02 chromosome 11, ASM1229523v2, whole genome shotgun sequence:
TCACAAAAAGACGAGAAcaagaaattttcaaattacttTCCATGATCAGTCCCGAGCCCTACTTTCAAATTATGGACATTAGTGATTCTTGTGACTAAATTTTGAATACATCAAAGGTGTCCAACTTTTCTATAATAAAACTTACCCATGAAAAACATGAAAAGTCATCAacacacaaaaaataatatttcttacCTCCAAAGCTTTCCAATACCATAGGACCCATAAGGTCCATGTGTAGCAACACAAAGCAGCGTGTTTTCCCGAAGTGTTGCGACACTGTATGCGACACGTGAGTTTGCTTACCCTTTTGACAATTTCCACACACATATGGTATATCAGATGACAAGTTAGGCATAACTCATAAGACATCATAATTACATAGATTCTTCagggttttgaaatttgcatgccCCAATTTTTTATGCCAAAGGTCAAGTTCACTTACCTTTGCATGTTTGAATATAAGTTCTTCTCCTAATTGATAGCAATTATCCAAAGATCTTTTACATGTCATCACACACACATTAGCATAATCAAAAtttcacatgtatgtttatcaaacttaacatgtaaattattatcacaaaattggctaatttttatcaaatttgagtttagTCCCTCGACATGTAGCATATTGCGGAGCTTCGGTAGTCCTTCAACATTCAATGTTCTTTTTCCAACAATCCTTTCTTTTGCTCTCCCTCCATAGGTTAGTCCATCTTTTTGTTCAACGTAGTCTGTGAGATGTTCTCGTGAACCTGTCATATGTTGTGAccttccactatcaaagtacCAGTGACCTGTAGTGTTagtttttaatgatttatacaCAACATTACAGTGAATTTTTTTACCTTTGGTACCTAAAATTTCTTAATGTAGGTCGATGGTTGGAGGTGTTGGGCAACACTCTGGGCAACATCCGATTTACTTTGTTGTACATGTTGTCTTCTCTAAGCTTAAAATAATAGGGTTTGATATGTTCGAGTTTAAAACAGTAGTGACACACATACTTTTGTTTCCTTGGCTTCGTCTTTTGAGCAGCAACTTGTCATTTTGGTATAGTTTCTTTATCATAGATGTAGCTTGCGACTGTTTAGAcgtatcgaatttttttttcgcAAAAAATGTTGGTTTAGATGATTCTCCAACTTCAAAGATACTGTTTTTGAAGCATAATCCAGTCTTACCATCTCTTCCCATCATCTTTATAAAAACTATAGACTCCAGCTCTGTATTCTCATTTGTGAGAGTTGTGTTCAACTTGTTTCTCTTAATCCAATCAGCATACAACTCTTCATATGGTTTCTGTACACTTTCTAGAGTGATTTCTTCGTCATTTGCTTTCAAATCTTCATCTTTTTTTACAGCTTCAGAAATTATTGAATTGAGACACAATGATTTTGAACAGGTGTTCCAGCCAGGTATGGCAACACCCAAGACAACACCTAGTGGATTCACTTGTAACCAATGTCTTTCTTCCAGAAGTGCAGTCAGAGAGGTGTGATTATCTTCTTCATTGGATTCCTCCACATCATATTCCACATCACTTAAGGAAACATTAATTCCTTTATTCTTGCAAATTATGTTTGCACACTCGTTGGCATATGTCCGAAGCCATTGCACTCCCTGCATTGCACGGATTCATAACTTTTCGGATTAAACTGGCTCTTGCCTCCATTCCTTTGCTGAGATTATCTTTGGGCAGGGAACTTCTATGGTTTTTCAGGAGTAGTGATACTGGGAAATTTGGATGGCCGTCCAGTCTTTTTTTTTGTCTCTAATCCTCTTCAAATAATCTCCAAAATTCTTTGTGATGTAGGAGATAGAGTCCTCACAGAGATCCGTCTCATTAACTTCTTGTGACAGTTGAAGAAGATCATTATAGGagtcatttgatacctagaAAGAGATCGTCTTACCTTTATctttcttctgcatatccataTTCATCTCAAAGGTGCGGAGTGAGCTTATCAAATCTTCAAGCGCAAGTTGAGTTGTGTCTTTTGCTTCATCGATTGCACAAATTTGGATTATTAAATCGTTCGGACAGTGATCTGAGTACTTTGCTAACCAGCCGTTTATTCGAAATTGGATCACCTAGACTGAATGCTTCATTGGCAATCTCTCTGAGGCGTTGATCATAATAAATGACTGTTTCAGTTTTTTCCATCTTCAGATTCTCAAATTTTGACATCAGCATTCTCAACTTCGTTTTTCGCACACTTTCAGATCTTTTACAATGTTTCTAAAGGATTTCCCACACATTCTTAGCCGATACACAATTTGTAATCAAGCTAGACATTTTTAGGTCGATTTCCCACACATCCTTAAGGCCTTTGAATTGTGATTCGAAACATATACTTCATCAGCAGTCCATTCGTCTTCAGGCTTTATCAGGCCATCACCATCTTTATCTCTTTTTCGGTGGACTCCAACCGTTGACAACACGTTGCCACGCTATTTCATATATCgatttaatatatattcttatCTTGACCTTCCATAGACTGTAGTTGGATCCATCCAAAATAGGTGGTTGAAGTGTTGCGTTTGCAAGTGACACTCCATTAATCAAGCGAactattaaacaaaataaccagaatcagcacttcgtatatcaagagtaggctctgataccacttgtaggGGATTCTGTTTAACATAAactgtaaaaatttgtgtgtatCATATTTTGTTAGGATCGATTAGGGGGGCAATCGTTGAGTTACAATAGctcgattcttgaaatattgaacaccgatgaattaaatcgagtttggtgttcaaaccaagcggaagattctcgaaataatccttcgtagaaatcgattaaacattttgtaaaccatttaaaatatatgcaagttgaatgagtaaaaatattttagttgaagcattttatcaaacacttggtatgcaatattttggtatttgaagagcacataaaatgcttcaacaatgaatctttaaaactatgaaaatgataattaaatgcaataaacaaatagacacaaatttatttatggatgtttggagacttcTAATGCTCCTActtcaccccttcttccccttgggaaggattcactagaagactttgatttatacaactaattgtacaaacccattcagttaggacttacccaccgtctaaactgaactcctagcactcaagattgtaggcggCACCTCACAaacagcatattgtttaatgtctcatatgcaaagactacatacacaagtttattgtctttgtgcaagactcactcaactaatatttgaagttcaactttcttgtatatgtgtgagtgattgtgtgtgaggaatttatcatttacagtgtacatctcaagtatcctcacacaagggcttttgctctcaactagctgattttttcGTGCTAACtgctcatgctttgaatcctcttcaaaagctcttttttgatcttcaagatgatgtatttataagccccaacaatgatatatacgttagacataAGAATATGActgtttggaaagtttctgtactgtttctgaaattgcaacggtcaaattcgtcttgctgggcattttcccgactggtcaactATGGTCaactggtcaactctggtcaactcaactggtcgttcagttcaactggtcagcagctggttcagttcagttcagttggtcagctgctggttcggttcagttcaactggttcagttggtcttgttcagttcaactggtctggttcaactggtctggttcagttccagCTGGTTTAGTTCAACTGGttttcagctggtctggttcagttggtcagcagctggttcagttcagttggtcttgttcagtttcagttggtgtgcTTAAATCAGCCTAACTGATTTCAATTTCTGCAAAACTAGTAGCTTCATCATCATTTATctgcatcttaagcttcgattcgaactttgacttttgaaaatgatttgtaaAAAttcgtcttatctttccaacgcatattgaatcgcttcattttaataattgagctgagagatatgacaaaaataccgcaactgctcaaacccaattgattgctgttttcgtgtgatcagttcggtaattcagcgatcagttagaccatgataacatccgattttgtccaactgacgtgaaatacgacttgtttcaaattgagtgTTCTAAACAGTGTAGTTAACGGATTAtcatttggatcatccagctcggagatataatcaaaacacagaagctcgccagaaattcagtttgtccAGAATTAAGTTTCAGCTTGCTACTTAAgttaacaacttcacacttgagtaaatgtgttagaaacacaataacaagttttgttaacatcaaaatcaagattgcgaacttgaaaagttccaacagatTTAAATATTGTCCAAAATGTTGTAACATCTAGTGACAACTCGCAACAGAATAATATaacacaaataaataacttaaacaAAAATAACTCAGAAATAACTGTGCACAactataaatacttgtgcgatgCCTCAGGGCtaaataatcactagaaaactaaCTCGAGTTTACAAAAAACCAAAACTAGGATTTTAACGAAACTAATTTTCTCAACacattgagaaaaaaaattgctTTCTATAACAAATAACCAAACTAAAATGTATTCAAGAAAGCAAAACACAGTACTGAAAACTGGAGTAATAAAAACACGATCTTCAGACAACACTTCCATGcttgttgtctgcagatgtctcCAACAATCACAACAACACGTAAAACAACACTTTTCAAAACAACAACGTCCTTGTGAATTGTTTTTCTCTGAAGTTCATGGCTTGCAAAAGTACAAAGGTGTGAAGCCACCAAAAGTCTTTTTCCTCAGCTGATTTCTCTTATTTGTAGCCTCCTTCTCTCCTAGGATTTATCTCCAAAAAAGAATCCTACAAGATATGAAAAcaagagttttattagaaataaactctttttaaataatgataCCATAACATAAAATCCTCATAATAAGTATCACATATCTAGAAATGCAAAatccataattaattattttgcacAATCATATCAATAAGGAAAAGATAATTCAAGGAAAAGATTATTCTAAGGAATAAATTATATCTTGgaaaccaaaaaatatttttcctttcagtATGTATATGAAGCATTGAAAAATTATGAACTAATGGTAAGATTTTATATTTCGAACATACATAATTCCAGTTATTCTCATTTATTTCCTCACCCATTTCAAGACTAAAATATAAAAGATCGATATTAGTTAACCATGAAATTGCAATATGTTCAATGCATAATTTCGATACATGTACATTTCAGAAAACCTGGGTAATACTTCATATATATGTCACTACTGTTAAATTGAATATTTCTGTTTGAAAAATTATTCCATCGCTTATTGAGTGATTTCCGTCACTCACCCACTCACTCCTCTCATACGAGATTGAGGAAGAAGAACAAACCTAGTTCTAAAGTCGTTTAAAGAAATGCACTGTTGCCAGTGTTATTGTGCCTTAGTTTTATTCCACTACTATCGTATTAGAATGACAAGTCATTGATCgtgaagaaaatattttcagtttTTATGAAATGAATAGAGTGGTTTTTGAATTTGTATTACTAAGGCTTGTTTTTTAATGTACAATTTATTAACGACGTCGGTATCAACCGCTTGGGTTTGGGGCGTGACATTTTGAACATTTGCTCTGGTACTATATCTTATCCTAATacaatgttttatgttatgtttaagaattttttactagtaatatttgcaattttttgaaaagatattttgatgctataaaaagaaataacggaaatgaaaaattaattaatgaaacaGATTTGACATTAAGTATGATAGATACTTCAGAATGTTCCTTGAGCCGTTAACCTTAAcaattttttgggttttttttaaaaaatattattattttaaaaaacatatattaaaatataacaaaatttgaaaagttaCAAAAATATAACAATCCGGAAATTAGATTTCCGGATTCATTGAAAAAATCATATGAATCCGGattcatattaataaaaaaaattaaaaaaaaagcgGATTCATAAGAATCCGCAACAGGCTGCCGCGGATTCTTAGAATCCGTGGCAGCCTGTACTGGACACGTCTACCCCATGTTTTCCTATCTTTAAATACGAATAATCCTCACTTTCGAATGGCATGTACTTCTCCTTCTTTCCTAATTTCCTCtaccaaaaatatttctttctcGTAACCATTCTCGCATTCATCAGATTCATATACGCAAAAACCATCTTTTCTACGTCGACctacaattaatattattagtTGATTTTATCATCTTTTTCATTTGAAGATATATGAAGAGGTAATGTTTAATTTTgttgttaatatttttattatatatttagaatCATTAATTTCTTTTGTGTAATTTTTGTGGTAATACTTGTCATTTATTTTAGATATTAGCACTGTCCGTTGATATTATAACAAGTTCCGTATAGTTACGTCTGTGAaggtaatttaaataattttgttaatattattttgtcttatttatattatattaatataattataaattttttcactAACATTATATGAATAAGTAAAATTTAGTTGAatagtatatttttaatattaatcgcGATATTGAAAAAAGTTGgaagtaaaaaaattaattatgatattgttaattttgaaatatttcaaggtttttatttttaatataattaatataacttAATATAAGGTTGAGATAATATTATTgtacttaataataataaaattataaaatattttgttacgttttttaaaaataacttataaaatttatatatgaaataGTGTTTAGTTACTATATAACTTTGgtcaatttaatatattttatttaatattataaatatatttttgttaatgaaAGCTAATATAAGAAATTGTTAattctaattaaaatttttttatcgaaatatatattttcaaataactTACTTAAAAGTTTAAtataagtaaattatattaatttttattgtcaaattaatttgtgtgtttatatacaaatcaattttgaaaaatatgtaataaaattgcACCGAGTATTTGGCGAATTCATCAGTCCTTCAGCTCAAGTTTTCGGCATTCTTCTTGCGCAGCTACTTTTTTCTTCACtccgtgttttttttttttattatttataaagaaTCTGTAATTCTCCTCCCTTTATAAATTGCGTTGGTCGTGTGATTATTTGAATTCCTAATTTGATTTGATAGTTTTATGTCGAATATCAGAATTTTAGAGATTTGCGCCGAGTCTCATCAATTCAGAATTTGATTTGGGAGAATTGTGCTGATTAACAGAAATTGGGAGAATTGCGCCGAGTCTAAGTTGAATTTCTGTTTTTTCTTTCGATATTGAATTGttttatgtatattatatcTGATAATGTTTGTAATTTATTGCAGATATTAAACTCCGGTTGcacatttaattataaatttcgTACGGCGACATTTGAAAAggtaatttcaataatttcttatattttaaatgtattatttatgttgtattaatgtaattataatttttatcggtTGCATTAgactattttatataattttgttatatatttttttaatattaatattgtttTATATTTGTCACAGGCATGGATACTGTCAGAGCCTTACTTTACGAAGGTGGCTATGTCATTATTGCAGATGGTAGGGTTGGATATAGTATCCCCGCGACCAGGCCCATTAAAATCCCTCGCTCTACTACATTTTCTCAATTGTTGAATCATGTGCATCGCAAGCTGGAGATCGACCCATCAAAATTCTGCATCAAATTGTCAACAAAATATTGTTATAGCTCGTTGTCTCGTTACATTGAAGAGCATGTCTATATCACAGATGATGATAGTCTACAATTTATGTTGGAGTTGCCGACACTGGATTACATGTACTTGTATGTTGATTCATCGCCAATGTTACAGAGCGTAAGTGATTACGATTTTGATGCAGTCCTGTCAGTAATAACGCAAGGTTTGGGAACAATAGGTGTTAATGAAGCGGGACCTTCTATGTATAACGTCGATGAACAGTCAGCTCAGACCTCTTCTGGGATCGACACTTTTCCTTGGGATCATCATATCACGACTCACACTGAAGAAGACTATGCATGGGGGATGAACAGAACACGAGAATTGGATTTTACTTCAGGGGGTTGGGATCATCATATCACGGTTCCATCAGGAGTTGATTTTGCATGGGGTTCTAGTAGAACAGGCCAATTGGATTTAAATTCATGGGTTGCTGAAGAAAATACCACAAATGTCAGACATTTCGATAGTTCTGCTCAGGCGACAAATATTTCCTCCCCAATTACAGAACACATGGATGAGCAAGATGATTTATTTGGGGACAGTTCGCATCAGGTCATGAATAGCGATGATGATTTTTATGCTACATCAAGTGACGGAGAAGATGATCATCATTTTGAGAATGCAAATGAAGGTTCATCGCCGCGTGTGTTAATGTCTGGAGCAACGATGACAGAGAACATTCCTATTTCACCAGAGCAACATCTACGTGAAATTCCCCAATTTTTCAATGAAGTCTACGACGAACAAATTCCAGATTCATTTGGTATTCCTTCTTATTCTCGAACAAACTTTTACAATCCTGAAAGGCCAGAGCTCGGTGTAAAAATGGTTTTTAAGAGCAAAGGTGATTTAATAGCTTCAGTCAAGGATTTTTCTGTTCGGGTTTTGAGACGTGAATATATCGTTGTCCAAAGTTCTCCGACAATTTGGAAGGTGAAATGCAAGAACTGGTCCGAAGATGGCAAATGTGGGTGGGGACTTCGAGCATcgttaaaaaaaagtttaggcTACTTCATGATCACAAAATATGGTGATGATCACACATGCATGTCTACCCAAGTCGGTATAGATCACCACAACCTTGATGTAAACATGATAGCCAGTACACTTCTGGGAATCGTGCGTTGTGATCCTGCATACGAGATTAAATACGTGCGAGAAAGTATTAAAGGAAAATATGGGTATGATATATCGTATGCTAAGGCATGGCAGAGTTTAAAACGTGCGGTGGAGGTAATCTACGGCACATGGGAAAGCTCTGTAACTTTGCTTCCTAAATATATGGGAGCTTTGTCGAAGTACAATCCAGGAACTATTGTAGAATGAAAGCATCTTCGACCGTATGAGCATCCACATAAAACTTTGAACTTTGTGTTTTGGGCCTTCAGACCATGTGTAGATGGTTTTCGACATTGTCGAAACATAATCAGCGTAGACGGTACACATATGTACACCAAATATAAGCACAAACTACTCATTGCAGTAACTTTGGATGCTAATAACCAGGTATTGCCGCTAGCATTTGCGCTTGTTGATGAAGAGAATTATGATTCCTGGCATTGGTTCCTCAGTAATGTTGCACGACATGTTACCAGAGGGTGTAATGGTGTGTGCCTTATATATGATAGACATGCGGGTATAACAAGTGCAGTGCAAGATCTCCCTGACTTCAAACCTCCTCGTGGTGTTCATCGTTTTTGTTTGAGGCATGTATGCTCTAATTTCAACAGTAAGTTCAAAAATATTCACTTGAAAGACTTATGTTGGGAAGCAGGGATACAAAACCAAGTAGCAAAATTTAATGCGACAATGGAGGCAATTAGAACAAATAATGCAGCAGCTTACATCTATTTGTCAAACATTCCAAAAGAAAAATGGTCATCGGCTCATGATGGGGGATGGAGACGAGGGATAATGACGACGAACATGTCTGAGTGTATTAATGGTGTATTGAAAGGGTTTCGACGTCTTCCAATAACTGCAATAGTGGAGCTGACATTACAACGATGCGTGCACTATTTCATTCAACGACGAGCGCGAAGTGATAAGATGCTGCAAAAAAATCAACCATGGACCGACTTTGCGTACTCTAAATTTGATATGTGGTCAAAAAAATCAATTGAACATCGAGTTTTAAGATTTGAACAAAGGGATAAAACAGCATCCGTCGCGACAGGAAGAAGACCTGGTCGTCAGCATCACGTACAAGAAGTCAACATTTCAACGCGTGAATGCACATGTGGTAAATTCACAATATTTGGAATTCCTTGTTCACATGTTATATGTGCAGCAAAATGGTTTGGTTTGAATCCTGCACAGCTTGTACAACCATGGTTCACACTGAGCGAATACGTGAACACGTACGATGGAAGGTTCTACCATATTCATGATGAACAATATTGGGATGAACCTACATTCCAATTACAACACAATAGTGTTCGCAGACAAAGGAGGCAGGCTGGTAGAGATCGCAGGACACGCAGAAGAAACGAGATGGATCAGCCATCAACGAGAGAGAGACAACGTGGGAGGTAAAAGATCTACAATAACGTATTGTACCTTATATTTTAAccataacattttaaaattgtgtATTCATTGCAGGTAGGTGAA
Proteins encoded in this window:
- the LOC140988421 gene encoding uncharacterized protein, whose amino-acid sequence is MYTKYKHKLLIAVTLDANNQVLPLAFALVDEENYDSWHWFLSNVARHVTRGCNGVCLIYDRHAGITSAVQDLPDFKPPRGVHRFCLRHVCSNFNSKFKNIHLKDLCWEAGIQNQVAKFNATMEAIRTNNAAAYIYLSNIPKEKWSSAHDGGWRRGIMTTNMSECINGVLKGFRRLPITAIVELTLQRCVHYFIQRRARSDKMLQKNQPWTDFAYSKFDMWSKKSIEHRVLRFEQRDKTASVATGRRPGRQHHVQEVNISTRECTCGKFTIFGIPCSHVICAAKWFGLNPAQLVQPWFTLSEYVNTYDGRFYHIHDEQYWDEPTFQLQHNSVRRQRRQAGRDRRTRRRNEMDQPSTRERQRGR